The following proteins come from a genomic window of Galactobacillus timonensis:
- a CDS encoding type II toxin-antitoxin system RelE family toxin has translation MSWSVFYLPETEKDFQQLSRQQILRVMKAIEKVCQNPLPQSEGGYGKPLGHKRAINLTGLFKIKLKNDGIRVVYSLIRTESQMLMVVIGLHEDEEVYEIAQKRAQKHRL, from the coding sequence ATGAGTTGGAGCGTTTTCTATCTTCCCGAAACTGAAAAGGATTTTCAACAGCTTTCAAGGCAGCAGATCCTTCGTGTAATGAAAGCGATCGAAAAGGTATGTCAGAATCCCCTTCCGCAAAGCGAAGGCGGTTACGGCAAGCCTCTCGGCCATAAGCGTGCTATTAACCTTACCGGTTTGTTTAAGATCAAGCTGAAAAATGATGGAATCCGTGTGGTTTACAGCCTTATCCGAACAGAATCTCAAATGCTTATGGTAGTTATTGGGCTTCATGAAGACGAAGAAGTCTATGAAATTGCGCAAAAGAGAGCTCAAAAGCACAGGCTCTAA
- a CDS encoding type II toxin-antitoxin system Phd/YefM family antitoxin yields the protein MSSVLSAIENIVPISQFNRGFAGKIFSDVKKNGPKVVIKNNSAEAVIVSPAEYVEIQDELNDYRLLTLAVERMANYNPNTLISQKDMAKRMNITAQDLDSFDEAEFE from the coding sequence ATGTCATCCGTACTTAGTGCTATCGAAAATATTGTTCCGATCTCACAGTTCAATCGGGGGTTTGCAGGGAAAATCTTCAGCGACGTAAAAAAAAACGGTCCCAAAGTTGTAATCAAGAATAATTCAGCCGAGGCAGTGATTGTTTCACCTGCTGAATATGTAGAAATCCAGGATGAGCTTAACGATTACCGTCTCCTTACGTTGGCTGTTGAGCGAATGGCGAACTACAATCCAAACACGCTGATCAGCCAGAAGGATATGGCTAAACGCATGAATATTACTGCCCAGGATCTTGATTCCTTTGATGAGGCTGAATTTGAATGA